One region of Pan paniscus chromosome 5, NHGRI_mPanPan1-v2.0_pri, whole genome shotgun sequence genomic DNA includes:
- the LOC100987395 gene encoding acyl-protein thioesterase 2-like, which produces MCGNTMSVPLLNNAATVSGAERETAVVIFLHGLGDTGHSWADALSAIRLPHVKYICSHAPRIPVTLNMKMVMPSWFDLMGLSPDAPEDEAGIKKAAENIKALIEHEMKNGIPANQIILGGFSQGRALSLYTALTCPHPLAGILALSCWPPLHRAFPQAANGSAKDLAILQCHGELDPMVPVRFGALMAEKLWSVVPPARVQFQTYLGVMHSSCPQEMAAVKEFLEKLLPPV; this is translated from the coding sequence atgtgtggtaACACCATGTCTGTGCCCCTGCTCAACAATGCTGCCACCGTGTCTGGAGCTGAGCGGGAAACGGCCGTGGTTATTTTTTTACATGGACTTGGAGACACAGGGCACAGCTGGGCTGACGCCCTCTCCGCCATTCGGCTCCCTCACGTCAAGTACATCTGTTCCCATGCGCCTAGGATCCCTGTGACCCTCAACATGAAGATGGTGATGCCCTCCTGGTTTGACCTGATGGGGCTGAGTCCAGATGCCCCAGAGGACGAGGCTGGCATCAAGAAGGCAGCAGAGAACATCAAGGCCTTGATTGAGCATGAAATGAAGAACGGGATCCCTGCCAATCAAATCATCCTGGGAGGCTTTTCACAGGGCCGGGCCCTGTCCCTCTACACGGCCCTCACCTGCCCCCACCCTCTGGCTGGCATCCTGGCGTTGAGCTGCTGGCCGCCTCTGCACCGGGCCTTCCCCCAGGCAGCTAATGGCAGTGCCAAGGACCTGGCCATCCTCCAGTGCCATGGGGAGCTGGACCCCATGGTGCCCGTACGGTTTGGGGCCCTGATGGCTGAGAAGCTCTGGTCTGTTGTCCCACCTGCCAGGGTCCAGTTCCAGACATACCTGGGTGTCATGCACAGCTCCTGTCCTCAGGAGATGGCAGCTGTGAAGGAATTTCTTGAGAAGCTGCTGCCTCCTGTCTAA